From one Chloroflexota bacterium genomic stretch:
- a CDS encoding multiheme c-type cytochrome, which produces MSRKLLLVAVLILVMVISACQAPVAAPGVQGPAGPQGPAGPAGADGAAGEPGPAGPAGPAGAAAEGEATAAVFGSEYVGAETCATCHTEVAEVFNMSGHPFKLNPVVDGQPPEYPFTELSELPEGYTWDDISYVIGGYNWKARFMNQDGFIITDAPGETGNADYLNQYNYANPVVGNEAGWVTYHSGEENKPYDCGTCHTTGYRPEGNQDDLPGIVGTWSEPGIHCEECHGPGSLHADNPYGVAMQVDRDSEQCGSCHFRGVPETIDASGGFIKHHEQYEELFQSKHVTIDCVVCHDPHTGVIQLRKAGEQTTRTTCENCHFDNVEDQNSEVHKAVEVQCIDCHMPRVTKSAVGNAEMFTGDLRTHLMAIDPNQIGQFNEDGTVALSQLGLNFACRHCHVEGGSATPKTDAELSERAADYHVIQ; this is translated from the coding sequence GTGTCCAGAAAACTACTGTTGGTGGCAGTTTTAATCCTTGTGATGGTGATTTCCGCCTGTCAGGCGCCTGTGGCTGCGCCTGGCGTCCAAGGACCAGCGGGTCCACAGGGTCCGGCCGGGCCAGCCGGAGCCGACGGCGCTGCCGGTGAACCTGGTCCTGCCGGACCGGCTGGCCCAGCAGGTGCTGCGGCTGAAGGGGAAGCCACAGCAGCTGTCTTTGGCTCCGAATACGTGGGCGCCGAGACTTGTGCCACCTGTCACACTGAAGTGGCTGAAGTATTCAATATGTCCGGCCACCCTTTTAAGCTGAATCCGGTTGTCGACGGGCAGCCTCCTGAGTATCCGTTCACCGAGTTGTCGGAGTTACCTGAGGGATACACATGGGATGATATCAGCTATGTCATAGGCGGGTACAACTGGAAGGCTCGCTTCATGAACCAGGATGGCTTTATCATCACCGATGCACCGGGTGAAACGGGTAATGCAGACTACCTCAACCAGTACAATTATGCAAACCCGGTTGTCGGCAACGAGGCTGGTTGGGTCACCTATCACTCAGGTGAGGAAAACAAGCCCTATGACTGCGGCACCTGCCATACGACAGGATACCGTCCCGAAGGGAACCAGGACGACCTGCCAGGTATTGTCGGTACCTGGTCCGAGCCTGGCATTCACTGCGAGGAGTGCCACGGTCCTGGCAGCCTGCATGCCGACAATCCCTATGGGGTCGCCATGCAAGTCGACCGCGATTCAGAGCAATGTGGAAGTTGCCATTTCCGCGGTGTGCCTGAAACGATTGACGCATCGGGTGGTTTCATCAAACACCATGAGCAGTACGAGGAGTTGTTTCAGAGCAAGCACGTTACCATCGACTGTGTGGTTTGCCATGATCCCCATACCGGCGTGATCCAGTTGCGCAAGGCTGGCGAACAGACTACTCGCACTACCTGCGAGAACTGTCACTTCGATAACGTCGAGGATCAGAACTCCGAGGTACACAAGGCAGTTGAGGTTCAGTGTATCGACTGCCACATGCCGCGTGTAACCAAAAGCGCGGTTGGCAATGCCGAAATGTTCACCGGTGATCTCCGCACCCATCTGATGGCCATCGATCCCAACCAGATTGGGCAGTTCAACGAGGATGGCACCGTTGCGCTGTCGCAGCTGGGCCTGAATTTCGCCTGCCGGCACTGTCACGTGGAGGGTGGATCTGCAACCCCCAAGACGGATGCCGAGTTAAGCGAAAGGGCTGCCGACTATCACGTTATCCAGTAA
- a CDS encoding TAXI family TRAP transporter solute-binding subunit has translation MDWIKRNIIPIAVLIGISLVGLLVYWIYSSFPPKSFTMATGREGGGYHQTAEAYRKIAVERGFDLQIVPTAGSLEALDMLERGEVDAAFIQGGTALDADPDELKSLASIYFEPVWVFYRTDIKSAKPLTGLDQLDGLKIAIGEAGSGTQVLARTLLQDNGITAENATLVEVPLHDAVDLLTAGDVDVVFAVISPESATVQTLLRNRDVDLMNMARVDAYHAMYPYLARIVLPRGAIDLEDNLPTEDKNMIATAANIVVREEFHPDLMRLLTLAMVFTHREGGLFEERLEFPNFAYVDLPIHPEELAYGERLRSGETTLDKTLPFWAAALIDRYYLFLLPILFIALPLLGRSSLLVEFYMRNQINRWYKKIRAIELQADSMSLDELDATIAELNEMESRVPEEVNVSLGHMRNVYFLRSHIEKVIEYLEADRAALVAEQSAQEEQEPTDFATTTEAD, from the coding sequence ATGGACTGGATCAAAAGAAACATTATCCCGATCGCCGTCCTAATTGGCATCAGCCTTGTTGGTCTGCTGGTTTACTGGATATACAGTTCTTTCCCTCCAAAGTCATTTACAATGGCTACCGGGCGGGAAGGGGGGGGATACCACCAGACGGCCGAGGCGTATCGCAAAATTGCAGTGGAAAGGGGGTTTGACCTGCAAATCGTGCCAACGGCCGGCTCCCTTGAAGCTTTAGATATGCTGGAGCGGGGTGAGGTGGATGCCGCCTTTATTCAGGGTGGTACGGCGCTAGATGCCGACCCGGACGAGTTAAAATCCCTGGCGAGCATCTATTTCGAACCAGTTTGGGTGTTCTACCGAACTGATATCAAGTCGGCCAAGCCACTTACCGGTCTTGATCAACTGGATGGTCTTAAGATCGCGATCGGTGAAGCGGGCAGTGGCACCCAAGTATTGGCTCGCACCCTCTTGCAGGACAATGGCATTACAGCTGAAAACGCGACCCTCGTTGAAGTTCCCTTGCACGATGCAGTTGATTTGCTCACTGCCGGAGATGTCGACGTTGTCTTTGCCGTAATCTCGCCCGAATCGGCCACTGTGCAGACCTTGTTGAGGAATCGGGATGTCGACTTGATGAACATGGCACGGGTAGACGCCTACCATGCCATGTATCCTTACCTGGCTCGCATCGTCTTACCTCGGGGAGCGATTGATCTGGAAGATAACCTGCCGACCGAAGACAAAAATATGATCGCCACTGCAGCCAATATCGTCGTTCGGGAGGAATTCCATCCTGACCTCATGCGCTTGTTGACACTGGCCATGGTATTCACCCATCGGGAGGGTGGTTTGTTCGAAGAGCGCCTCGAATTTCCCAATTTCGCATACGTGGATTTGCCGATCCATCCCGAAGAGCTGGCGTACGGGGAGCGGTTGCGTTCTGGCGAAACGACCCTGGACAAGACGCTGCCCTTCTGGGCGGCCGCGCTCATCGACCGCTATTATCTCTTCCTGCTTCCTATCCTTTTCATTGCGCTGCCCTTGCTCGGACGGAGTTCGCTGCTGGTTGAATTTTACATGCGAAATCAGATCAACCGCTGGTACAAGAAGATCCGGGCCATTGAATTGCAGGCCGATAGCATGTCACTCGACGAGCTTGACGCGACAATCGCCGAATTGAACGAGATGGAATCGAGGGTCCCTGAAGAGGTCAACGTCTCGTTGGGCCACATGCGAAACGTCTATTTCTTACGGTCTCACATTGAGAAGGTGATCGAGTATTTAGAAGCCGATCGGGCAGCTCTGGTAGCGGAACAATCGGCCCAGGAAGAACAGGAACCGACCGATTTTGCCACGACAACGGAAGCAGATTAG
- a CDS encoding Yip1 family protein, whose translation MKSSLRFYSDILQLRTEPFEEIRESSNGFARAVKLLIVVGLIAGLGYWIGLPAELDKPVLADFLEKTMVQVDRLDHQVVSPLADSLAQATMETLEARFDEMLPNRAPVLPEHVHELLNQADISAEELGARLAELSGAPEGVTSFLAEQGVTGESLSKVIGQTGISSGRLAQIAAQLATESPETSGLVAQRPAGMLETISALQPGLFAFLAKVVVTPERIGQALDGVAMPAVDLAERSQSIAAMPGQVNGLLARMEQTAEALQPPLGNPASRVSRTIGRWLSTPFNLMASWMFFALAGMLTAKSLGGKGTISQHLAAVALASAPLVLLMVSLIPPMDLVMPVSAAIALEYFGQLLALVGWGWALFVLVKSLEVTHEFSAWRSAATILLTWIVLFVFVPLLSFVVMGYLFSG comes from the coding sequence ATGAAATCATCGTTACGTTTTTACTCTGACATCCTGCAGTTGCGCACGGAGCCATTCGAAGAGATCAGGGAGTCTTCAAATGGCTTTGCACGCGCGGTTAAATTGCTAATCGTTGTGGGCTTGATAGCAGGCCTTGGGTACTGGATCGGTCTGCCGGCAGAACTGGACAAACCGGTTCTTGCAGATTTTCTGGAGAAGACTATGGTTCAGGTCGACCGGCTCGACCACCAGGTGGTGTCCCCCCTCGCGGACTCATTGGCTCAGGCTACTATGGAAACGCTTGAGGCTCGCTTCGATGAGATGTTGCCCAATCGGGCACCCGTCTTGCCTGAGCACGTTCATGAGTTGCTTAATCAGGCCGATATCTCTGCTGAGGAACTGGGCGCCCGCCTGGCAGAACTGTCGGGCGCGCCAGAGGGTGTTACCAGCTTCCTGGCGGAACAGGGTGTCACCGGGGAGAGCCTGAGCAAGGTGATCGGCCAAACTGGGATTAGCTCGGGACGGCTGGCCCAGATTGCGGCACAACTGGCCACCGAATCACCCGAGACCTCAGGCCTGGTGGCGCAGCGGCCGGCCGGAATGCTGGAGACAATTTCCGCGCTTCAGCCGGGGTTGTTTGCCTTCCTGGCAAAGGTTGTCGTGACGCCCGAGCGGATTGGCCAGGCGCTTGACGGTGTCGCGATGCCTGCGGTCGATCTGGCAGAACGGTCGCAATCGATTGCAGCCATGCCGGGCCAGGTCAATGGCCTTCTGGCCCGTATGGAGCAGACGGCGGAGGCGCTGCAACCTCCCCTGGGCAATCCCGCCAGCCGAGTTAGCAGGACGATCGGTCGCTGGCTTTCGACGCCCTTTAATCTGATGGCGAGCTGGATGTTTTTTGCGCTTGCCGGCATGCTTACGGCCAAATCCCTTGGCGGCAAGGGCACCATCTCGCAGCATCTGGCAGCGGTGGCGCTGGCGTCAGCCCCCCTGGTACTATTGATGGTGAGCCTGATTCCTCCCATGGACCTGGTTATGCCGGTCTCTGCCGCCATTGCTCTTGAGTACTTTGGCCAACTGCTCGCCCTGGTGGGTTGGGGCTGGGCTCTCTTCGTACTGGTGAAATCTCTGGAAGTAACCCATGAGTTCAGCGCGTGGCGCTCCGCTGCGACCATTCTGTTGACCTGGATCGTTCTTTTCGTCTTCGTGCCGCTCCTATCGTTCGTGGTGATGGGCTATCTTTTCAGCGGCTAG
- a CDS encoding YIP1 family protein: MTESPEQTSGGKQARQLALARWEMAGKPMVLAQRALLMDEQAYLAVREHPNALSRGFVVLLLSLIAVLVARLIGMGLGWLTMPRVDEIQRGMESALTEWTWYANQVAADPGFADQFQQAYDGIWQLVRVATGYPSAAGIGALVTFLVITGISWLLFGLTAHLIARWFGGEASLGQFLGVLALAYTPILLTIIPMIPGASISPLLVFLAILVLKYLAVKCTYGLSPGYGLAIVLLPYLIGLIILTALVLLAVALGLNQIPFVNDILHSLRILGILWG, translated from the coding sequence ATGACAGAGTCTCCTGAGCAAACGTCGGGCGGGAAACAGGCCAGACAACTCGCGCTTGCCAGGTGGGAGATGGCAGGCAAGCCCATGGTGCTGGCACAACGGGCCTTGCTGATGGATGAGCAAGCCTACCTGGCCGTACGTGAGCATCCGAATGCGCTATCGCGTGGTTTCGTGGTCCTGCTGCTGTCGCTGATCGCGGTGCTGGTAGCCCGACTGATAGGCATGGGCCTGGGCTGGCTTACGATGCCCCGCGTCGATGAAATACAGCGAGGTATGGAGAGTGCGTTGACAGAATGGACCTGGTATGCCAACCAGGTCGCCGCCGATCCCGGTTTCGCGGACCAATTCCAACAGGCTTACGACGGGATATGGCAGCTGGTCAGGGTAGCCACCGGTTACCCCTCTGCGGCCGGAATCGGTGCCCTGGTCACGTTCCTGGTGATCACAGGGATCAGTTGGCTACTTTTTGGCTTAACTGCCCACCTGATTGCCCGCTGGTTTGGCGGCGAGGCAAGCCTGGGACAGTTCCTGGGTGTGCTGGCTCTGGCTTACACACCGATCTTATTGACCATTATTCCCATGATACCTGGGGCCTCCATTTCACCGCTCCTGGTGTTCCTGGCCATCCTCGTCCTGAAGTATCTGGCCGTTAAATGCACCTATGGGTTATCGCCGGGATATGGCCTGGCGATCGTTCTGCTACCATATTTGATCGGTCTGATTATCCTGACAGCTCTGGTACTGCTGGCCGTTGCCCTTGGGCTCAACCAGATACCGTTTGTCAACGATATCCTGCACTCGCTGCGCATCCTTGGCATTCTGTGGGGATAG